Proteins encoded together in one Streptomyces umbrinus window:
- a CDS encoding helix-turn-helix domain-containing protein, translating to MAVERLSGAQWERLERELRRGPLAYGWKDDSRDWTLKRIKLLIGRLFHVGYTIQGVWKLMRRHGWTAQVPVRRALERDTGAIAVWKAEVWSLVEPIAPVSSTPCTSATAAGARRRRSPGRTTAT from the coding sequence ATGGCCGTGGAGAGACTGAGCGGTGCGCAATGGGAGCGGCTGGAGCGGGAGTTGAGGCGCGGCCCGCTCGCGTACGGCTGGAAGGACGATAGCCGGGACTGGACCCTGAAACGGATCAAGTTGCTGATCGGCCGGCTGTTCCACGTGGGGTACACGATCCAGGGCGTGTGGAAGCTGATGCGCCGCCACGGCTGGACTGCGCAGGTTCCCGTCCGCCGGGCCCTGGAGCGGGACACGGGAGCCATCGCGGTGTGGAAGGCGGAGGTGTGGTCGCTGGTAGAGCCCATCGCACCCGTCTCTTCTACACCCTGCACATCTGCCACGGCCGCCGGGGCGAGAAGAAGACGTTCGCCTGGCAGGACTACCGCGACCTGA
- a CDS encoding BTAD domain-containing putative transcriptional regulator: MARRTTSNSTGSSPGPRNRTPQPLPRRRRTFGDFLKAFLAFVALLVLLIGVPGALASQIGWPLPSGSPSLDWLQKEISVDTFINTLTVVVWFAWAQFTACVLVEVKAALSGVGLPNRVPGAGPSQLLARQLVAALLLVGATAASFTPGLSQLGQQLEGNQRPATAAAQQTPGGLLGQQQEQAASTAAALAEQAASAAAHAESGTGAHASDDDTKFYRIQPPEGRHHDSLWEVAERHLGDGRRYKEIYQLNKDRTQPDGSKLSEASLIRPGWIMEMPGDARGGELVEMPDEAPKVSEEVQQQISDYARTGGAEGAGGQQGGGSGSLDRDTAHISLPEQRPAPDQGHQQGQDGQQGQQGQEHTAPAAGEDGGFGLPQALLGAPLLAAGLLGALGRRRRQALWQSALGAVGGRRGMEPPTPTGAAADAQDALLVGADPEGVRLLDLSLRGLAASLAGESRPLPTVYAAWMSGNGDLHLQLAQPAGKPPAPWQLGQDQTFWMLARADAERYEDVDTAAPYPGLVSLGTMDDSRLLLNLEAVPGIVSLSGREQDRAGVFASVAAELATNGWSDRMTITLVGFGEDLTPLAPNRLRHLDDIEALVETMEAETRQRRGALGAAGHDSVLTGRTGPAQHTRWAPHLVLLAAEPSAEDAVTLAELAADASRLGIGYLVGTQSGDLPGAAWEMEITSEGKLLAPLLGLELDAQLLPVSQQRAVVELFTDADPERDDDRPTTTPPFLVDISEQGRPAVYARLVGPYEIIGLETPDGERSPLLHEALALLLLHREGVHPRVLSSALWPRGVTDDVRDALVERLRAWLGNDPDGTPRLGIDSTGRLKLAKSVVSDLDVLRSLYHEATQGRGVNSRAVRGRLLTDALVLVRGPLLAERTAGRYGWLTHEIIDAQLPLLVADIGLALSAFHLEKDRAEKAIEALNAALGSAPGDERLWNELLRATHATGDSDRLKSLAADLVSRSGARGLPPRTEALLDELLPAWRSGVAAVG; the protein is encoded by the coding sequence ATGGCGCGACGTACCACTTCCAACTCGACGGGAAGCTCGCCGGGTCCGAGGAATCGGACGCCGCAGCCCTTGCCTCGGCGCCGTCGTACGTTTGGGGACTTTCTGAAGGCATTCCTCGCCTTCGTCGCCCTGCTCGTGCTGCTGATCGGGGTGCCCGGGGCGCTGGCCTCGCAGATCGGATGGCCGCTGCCTAGCGGTTCGCCGAGTCTGGACTGGCTCCAGAAAGAGATCAGCGTCGATACGTTCATCAACACGCTGACCGTCGTCGTGTGGTTCGCCTGGGCCCAGTTCACCGCGTGCGTGCTCGTCGAGGTGAAGGCCGCCCTGTCGGGCGTCGGGCTGCCGAACCGAGTGCCCGGCGCCGGGCCGAGCCAGCTGCTCGCGCGGCAGCTCGTCGCGGCCCTGCTGCTCGTCGGCGCGACCGCGGCGAGCTTCACGCCGGGGCTGTCGCAGCTCGGGCAGCAGTTGGAGGGGAACCAGCGGCCGGCCACCGCGGCCGCGCAGCAGACGCCGGGCGGCCTCCTTGGCCAGCAGCAGGAGCAGGCGGCCTCGACGGCCGCCGCCCTGGCCGAGCAGGCTGCCTCCGCCGCCGCGCACGCCGAGAGCGGGACCGGCGCCCACGCCTCCGACGACGACACGAAGTTCTACCGGATCCAGCCGCCCGAGGGCCGTCACCACGACTCCCTCTGGGAGGTCGCCGAGCGCCACCTCGGTGACGGTCGGCGGTACAAGGAGATCTACCAGCTCAACAAGGACCGTACGCAGCCCGACGGTTCGAAGCTCTCCGAGGCCAGCCTCATCCGGCCCGGCTGGATCATGGAGATGCCCGGCGACGCCCGCGGCGGCGAGCTGGTGGAGATGCCCGACGAGGCCCCGAAGGTCTCGGAGGAAGTTCAGCAGCAGATCTCCGACTACGCCAGGACCGGCGGTGCCGAGGGTGCCGGCGGTCAGCAGGGCGGCGGCTCCGGGTCCCTCGACCGCGACACCGCACACATCAGCCTTCCCGAGCAGCGGCCCGCCCCCGACCAGGGGCACCAGCAGGGTCAGGACGGGCAGCAAGGACAGCAGGGGCAGGAGCACACCGCCCCCGCCGCCGGGGAGGACGGCGGGTTCGGGCTGCCGCAGGCACTGCTCGGCGCGCCCCTCCTCGCCGCCGGACTCCTCGGCGCCCTCGGCCGGCGCCGGCGTCAGGCGCTGTGGCAGTCCGCCCTCGGTGCCGTCGGCGGGCGGCGCGGCATGGAACCGCCGACGCCCACCGGCGCCGCCGCCGACGCGCAGGACGCGCTGCTGGTGGGGGCCGACCCCGAGGGCGTACGCCTTCTCGACCTCTCCCTGCGCGGGCTCGCCGCCTCGCTCGCTGGCGAGTCCCGGCCGCTGCCGACCGTCTACGCGGCCTGGATGAGCGGCAACGGCGACCTGCACCTCCAGCTCGCCCAGCCCGCCGGGAAGCCGCCGGCGCCCTGGCAGCTCGGGCAGGACCAGACGTTCTGGATGCTCGCGCGGGCGGACGCCGAGCGGTACGAGGACGTCGACACGGCCGCTCCCTACCCCGGCCTCGTCAGCCTCGGCACGATGGACGACTCGCGGCTCCTCCTCAACCTGGAGGCCGTGCCCGGCATCGTCTCGCTGAGCGGCCGCGAGCAGGACCGGGCGGGCGTGTTCGCCTCCGTGGCCGCCGAGTTGGCGACGAACGGCTGGTCCGACCGCATGACGATCACCCTCGTCGGCTTCGGCGAGGACCTGACGCCCCTCGCGCCCAACCGGCTCCGCCACCTCGACGACATCGAGGCGCTCGTGGAGACCATGGAGGCGGAGACACGGCAGCGGCGCGGTGCGCTGGGTGCCGCGGGCCACGACTCGGTCCTGACCGGCCGTACGGGCCCTGCCCAGCACACCCGTTGGGCCCCGCATCTCGTGCTGCTGGCCGCCGAGCCGTCCGCCGAGGACGCCGTCACGCTCGCCGAACTGGCCGCCGACGCAAGCCGGTTGGGCATCGGGTACCTCGTCGGCACGCAGTCGGGCGATCTGCCCGGTGCCGCCTGGGAGATGGAGATCACCAGCGAGGGCAAGCTCCTCGCCCCGCTCCTCGGCCTCGAACTCGACGCGCAGCTCCTGCCGGTGTCCCAGCAGCGGGCCGTCGTCGAGCTGTTCACCGACGCCGACCCCGAGCGCGACGACGACCGCCCCACCACCACCCCGCCGTTCCTCGTCGACATCAGCGAGCAGGGGCGTCCCGCGGTGTACGCGCGACTCGTCGGCCCGTACGAGATCATCGGCCTCGAAACGCCGGACGGTGAGCGCAGCCCGCTGCTGCACGAGGCGTTGGCGCTGCTGCTTCTGCACCGCGAGGGTGTGCACCCGCGGGTGCTGTCCTCCGCGCTCTGGCCGCGCGGTGTCACGGACGACGTCCGGGACGCGCTCGTCGAGCGGCTGCGAGCCTGGCTCGGCAACGACCCGGACGGTACGCCGCGCCTCGGCATCGACTCGACCGGGCGGCTCAAGCTCGCCAAGTCCGTCGTGTCCGACCTGGATGTGCTGCGGTCGCTGTACCACGAGGCCACGCAGGGGCGGGGCGTCAACAGCCGTGCCGTGCGCGGGCGTCTGCTGACCGACGCGCTGGTGCTGGTGCGGGGGCCGTTGCTGGCCGAGCGGACCGCGGGGCGGTACGGGTGGCTGACCCACGAGATCATCGACGCGCAACTGCCCCTGCTCGTCGCGGACATCGGGCTCGCCCTGTCCGCGTTCCACCTGGAGAAGGACCGGGCGGAGAAGGCGATCGAGGCGTTGAACGCGGCGCTCGGCTCCGCGCCGGGCGATGAGCGGTTGTGGAACGAGTTGCTGCGGGCCACGCATGCGACGGGTGACAGCGACCGGCTGAAGAGCCTCGCCGCGGATCTGGTCTCGCGCTCCGGGGCACGCGGCCTGCCGCCCCGGACCGAGGCCCTGCTGGACGAACTGCTTCCTGCTTGGCGGAGTGGTGTTGCTGCCGTCGGATGA
- a CDS encoding prepilin peptidase, which yields MFIPRPAYRFSVAPDEHWQTRCPEGHLIGGWVGLARCRECGGRAYGPSTPLVALATALVCAALAAATGTRPEMGVWLLVAPLGVLLAVVDFTVQRLPDVLTLSLAGAALVLLVGAAAAPENAGDWLTALYGALALGGGYFVLFLINPNGMGFGDVKLALGLGAVLGWYGWGALLLGTFAGFLFGGLYGLGLVVVRRAGRKTSMPFGPFLIAGAFVGLLIGAYAA from the coding sequence ATGTTCATCCCTCGCCCTGCCTATCGCTTCTCCGTCGCCCCCGATGAGCACTGGCAGACGCGGTGTCCAGAAGGGCATCTCATCGGCGGCTGGGTCGGGCTGGCGCGATGTCGGGAGTGTGGAGGGCGGGCGTACGGGCCCAGCACCCCCCTCGTCGCCCTGGCGACCGCGCTCGTCTGCGCGGCGCTTGCGGCAGCGACCGGTACCCGGCCCGAGATGGGTGTCTGGCTGTTGGTCGCGCCCCTGGGCGTACTGCTTGCCGTCGTGGACTTCACCGTGCAGCGGCTGCCGGACGTGCTGACGCTGTCGCTCGCGGGAGCGGCACTGGTCCTGCTGGTGGGGGCGGCGGCCGCGCCCGAGAACGCCGGGGACTGGCTGACCGCGCTGTACGGAGCCCTCGCCCTCGGCGGCGGCTATTTCGTGCTCTTCCTCATCAATCCCAACGGCATGGGCTTCGGTGACGTGAAGCTGGCGCTCGGTCTGGGCGCCGTCCTCGGCTGGTACGGCTGGGGAGCCCTGCTGCTCGGCACCTTCGCCGGGTTCCTGTTCGGCGGGCTGTACGGGCTGGGCCTCGTCGTCGTCCGCAGGGCCGGGCGCAAGACCTCCATGCCGTTCGGGCCCTTCCTGATCGCGGGCGCCTTCGTGGGCCTGCTCATCGGGGCGTACGCGGCCTGA
- the mqnC gene encoding cyclic dehypoxanthinyl futalosine synthase, whose translation MTEKADLQSVLDRAAEGGRITPEEALDLYRDAPLHALGSAADAVRRRRYAGTEHIATYIIERNINYTNVCVTACKFCAFYAPPKDTAKGWTRDLDDILRRCAETVELGGTQIMFQGGHHPDFGVEYYEKHFAAIKAAYPQLVIHSLGASEVEHMARISKVSAEEAIQRIHAAGLDSFAGAGAELLPARPRKAIAPLKESGERWLEIMEAAHNLGVESTSTMLMGTGETNAERIEHLRMIRDVQDRTGGFRAFIPYTYQPENNHLKGRTQATLFEYLRMIAIARLFMDNIAHIQGSWLTTGKEVGQLSLHYGADDLGSIMLEENVVSSAGAKHRSNRMEIIDLIRKAGRVPAQRATTYEHLVVHDDPANDPVDERVQSHISSTAIEGGTAHPELKLLASN comes from the coding sequence GTGACCGAGAAGGCCGACCTCCAGTCCGTCCTCGACCGTGCCGCCGAGGGTGGGCGGATCACCCCGGAAGAGGCGCTCGACCTCTACCGCGACGCCCCGCTGCACGCGCTCGGCTCCGCCGCCGACGCCGTACGCCGCCGTCGGTACGCCGGTACGGAGCACATCGCGACGTACATCATCGAGCGCAACATCAACTACACGAACGTGTGCGTCACGGCGTGCAAGTTCTGCGCCTTCTACGCGCCGCCCAAGGACACCGCCAAGGGCTGGACGCGGGATCTGGACGACATCCTGCGCCGCTGCGCGGAGACCGTCGAGCTCGGCGGCACGCAGATCATGTTCCAGGGCGGGCACCACCCGGACTTCGGCGTCGAGTACTACGAGAAGCACTTCGCCGCGATCAAGGCCGCCTATCCGCAGCTCGTCATCCACAGCCTGGGGGCGAGCGAGGTCGAGCACATGGCCCGTATCTCCAAGGTCTCCGCCGAGGAGGCGATCCAGCGCATTCACGCCGCCGGGCTCGACTCCTTCGCCGGCGCCGGGGCCGAACTGCTGCCCGCGCGGCCCCGCAAGGCCATCGCCCCGCTCAAGGAGAGCGGCGAGCGCTGGCTGGAGATCATGGAGGCTGCGCACAACCTGGGCGTCGAGTCCACGTCCACGATGCTCATGGGAACCGGCGAGACCAACGCCGAGCGCATCGAGCACCTGCGGATGATCCGTGACGTACAGGACCGGACGGGTGGCTTCCGGGCCTTCATCCCGTACACGTACCAGCCCGAGAACAACCACCTGAAGGGCCGTACGCAGGCCACGCTCTTCGAGTACCTGCGGATGATCGCCATCGCGCGGCTCTTCATGGACAACATCGCCCACATCCAGGGCTCCTGGCTGACGACGGGCAAGGAGGTCGGCCAGTTGTCGCTTCACTACGGCGCGGACGACCTCGGTTCGATCATGCTGGAGGAGAACGTCGTCTCCTCGGCCGGTGCCAAGCACCGCTCCAACCGCATGGAGATCATCGACCTGATCCGCAAGGCCGGCCGCGTCCCGGCCCAGCGGGCCACGACGTACGAGCACCTCGTCGTCCACGACGACCCGGCGAACGACCCGGTCGACGAGCGGGTCCAGTCCCACATCTCCTCGACGGCGATCGAGGGCGGCACGGCCCACCCGGAGCTCAAGCTCCTCGCCTCCAACTAG
- a CDS encoding imidazolonepropionase-like domain-containing protein, whose protein sequence is MLTIHVADKLRYAWDDPDPVKDGAVAVEGDRVAATGSLAGLQERFPGARVRRWPGVLGPGLVLEGPLPDAPTPRERVHAVLKSGAVAVLEQYVDTAALRAAAGRNDVVVLSRVRPAGIAAGGRADLAVFDEDGACVATVCAGRLVHRRR, encoded by the coding sequence GTGCTGACGATTCACGTCGCCGACAAGTTGCGGTACGCCTGGGACGACCCCGATCCGGTCAAGGACGGGGCCGTCGCCGTGGAGGGCGACCGGGTTGCCGCGACGGGGTCGCTGGCCGGGCTTCAGGAGCGTTTCCCGGGTGCGCGTGTGCGGCGGTGGCCCGGCGTACTCGGGCCGGGCCTCGTTCTTGAGGGCCCGCTTCCGGATGCTCCGACGCCACGCGAACGGGTGCACGCGGTGCTGAAGTCGGGTGCGGTGGCGGTTCTGGAGCAGTACGTCGATACGGCCGCGCTGAGGGCGGCGGCCGGGCGTAATGACGTGGTCGTGCTGTCCCGGGTCCGCCCTGCGGGGATCGCGGCCGGGGGACGGGCCGACCTCGCGGTCTTCGACGAGGACGGGGCGTGCGTGGCGACTGTTTGCGCGGGGCGCCTTGTGCACAGGCGCCGTTGA
- a CDS encoding chitinase, whose product MRSFLKPTAGFVCLTALTCAGCSSEPDSESSSASSSQPSAAGAASESPSASASASAESSATTYAPYVSATTASDNDSAGSPATYNLAFVIAGGSSCTPKWNGTTAIGDSAVKSRISALTESGGAVRVSFGGASGKELASTCDSASELAEAYGAALDAAGATEADFDIEGEQLTDSDSVALRSEAIALLQKERSDLAVTFTLPVMPSGLDDDSLALLESANDNGVQVSTVNIMTMNYGSSYDEDMGDYAETSAEAAHDQLQDVFGLSDDRAWKGLALTTMIGVNDVDNETFSLSDAAQVRSFAEEKGISWVSMWSTFRDQQCEGDDAASDDAATNCSGVDQEAGDFAEAFTG is encoded by the coding sequence ATGCGGAGTTTCCTCAAGCCGACTGCCGGGTTCGTCTGTCTGACGGCCCTGACCTGCGCCGGGTGCTCCTCGGAACCGGACTCGGAGTCGTCGTCAGCGTCGTCGTCGCAGCCATCGGCGGCGGGGGCGGCCTCGGAGTCGCCATCGGCCTCTGCCTCGGCCTCGGCGGAGTCGTCCGCCACCACGTACGCCCCGTACGTCAGCGCCACCACCGCCTCCGACAACGACTCGGCCGGCTCCCCGGCCACGTACAACCTCGCCTTCGTCATCGCGGGCGGCAGCAGCTGCACGCCGAAGTGGAACGGCACGACGGCCATCGGTGACTCGGCGGTCAAGTCCCGTATATCGGCGCTCACGGAGTCCGGCGGCGCCGTGCGCGTCTCCTTCGGCGGCGCCTCCGGCAAGGAGCTCGCCTCGACCTGCGACAGCGCCTCCGAACTGGCCGAGGCCTACGGCGCCGCGCTCGACGCCGCCGGGGCGACGGAGGCCGACTTCGACATCGAGGGCGAGCAGTTGACCGACTCCGACTCGGTCGCGCTGCGCTCCGAGGCGATCGCCCTGCTCCAGAAGGAGCGCTCCGACCTCGCGGTCACCTTCACGCTGCCCGTGATGCCGTCCGGGCTCGACGACGACAGCCTGGCGCTGCTGGAGTCCGCCAACGACAACGGCGTCCAGGTCTCCACGGTCAACATCATGACCATGAACTACGGCAGTTCGTACGACGAGGACATGGGCGACTACGCGGAGACGTCGGCCGAGGCCGCCCACGATCAACTTCAGGACGTCTTCGGACTGTCGGACGACCGGGCCTGGAAGGGGCTCGCCCTCACCACGATGATCGGCGTCAACGACGTGGACAACGAGACGTTCTCCCTGTCCGACGCGGCGCAGGTTCGCTCGTTCGCGGAGGAGAAGGGGATCTCGTGGGTGTCGATGTGGTCGACGTTCCGGGACCAGCAGTGTGAAGGTGACGATGCGGCTTCGGATGACGCGGCGACTAATTGCAGTGGGGTTGACCAGGAGGCCGGGGATTTCGCCGAAGCGTTCACCGGGTGA
- a CDS encoding bifunctional polysaccharide deacetylase/glycosyltransferase family 2 protein: MATTTPSRGRRRAPSRMTRAAGKAAALQKPRVILALLLLLALTSVMLLDGYLRAEVGGDERVRSNASSSKVPDKILDGGPILSFRGGEAQSQSVPEKTIALTFDDGPNPTWTPQILKILEANDVPGTFFVVGSMVSRYPSIVKDLVDQGNEIGIHTFTHVDLSYQSDDRIAREMDQTQLALAGAAGITTTLFRAPYSSEADAIDNYSWPVYKKLGEEGYTSVFVDTDSDDWKRPGVSKIIKWATPSKNKGASVLFHDAGGERSQTVEALGTYIKKMKAKGYTFTTISGAIRQGNGQNAENAQSGQAPGGQQDQQDQQGQQPGQSGQAGQAGQAGGINSLQAAHRTATGTTLYEGKALVAAVAVAEWTVPGLATGLAVVGVAVMGRFGMMLILARRHYRQRNKRRFSWGPTVTQPVSVIVPAYNEKECIANTLESLAKSTHPIEIIVVDDGSTDDTSQIARDAARSFGMTNVRVIRQENAGKPAALNNGVRSASYDIVVMMDGDTVFEPDAVHQLVQPFAEPEVGAVAGNAKVGNRNTIIGAWQHIEYVMGFNLDRRMYDLLRCMPTIPGAIGAFRRDAVLEVGGMSEDTLAEDTDITIAMHRGGWRVVYQEHARAWTEAPASLKQLWSQRYRWSYGTMQALWKHRKSLTDKGPSGRFGRVGMPLVVIFQIITPVFAPLIDVFTAYSMIFIDFKAALLAWLAVLGIQLVCAAYAFRLDREKYRYLLMMPLQQLAYRQMMYLVLIHSCITALTGGRLRWQKLKRTGEVGTPAGVS, translated from the coding sequence ATGGCTACTACGACGCCCTCGCGCGGCCGCAGGCGAGCCCCGTCCCGGATGACACGGGCCGCGGGCAAGGCCGCGGCGCTGCAGAAACCGCGTGTCATCCTCGCCCTGCTGCTCCTTCTCGCACTCACCAGCGTGATGCTGCTCGACGGCTATCTGCGCGCCGAGGTCGGCGGCGACGAGCGCGTACGCAGCAACGCCAGTTCGAGCAAGGTCCCCGACAAGATCCTCGACGGCGGGCCGATCCTCTCCTTCCGGGGCGGCGAGGCACAGAGCCAGTCCGTCCCCGAGAAGACCATCGCGCTCACCTTCGACGACGGCCCCAACCCCACCTGGACTCCGCAGATCCTCAAGATCCTTGAGGCGAACGACGTCCCGGGCACGTTCTTCGTGGTCGGCTCGATGGTGTCGCGCTATCCGAGCATCGTGAAGGACCTGGTGGACCAGGGCAACGAGATCGGCATCCACACCTTCACGCACGTCGACCTCTCGTACCAGAGCGACGACCGGATCGCCCGCGAGATGGACCAGACGCAGCTCGCGCTCGCGGGTGCGGCGGGCATCACGACCACACTGTTCCGGGCCCCGTACTCCTCCGAGGCGGACGCCATCGACAACTACAGCTGGCCCGTCTACAAGAAGCTCGGCGAGGAGGGCTACACCAGCGTCTTCGTCGACACCGACAGCGACGACTGGAAGCGCCCGGGCGTCTCGAAGATCATCAAGTGGGCCACGCCGTCGAAGAACAAGGGCGCCTCGGTCCTCTTCCACGACGCGGGCGGCGAGCGTTCGCAGACGGTCGAGGCGCTCGGGACGTACATCAAGAAGATGAAGGCGAAGGGCTACACCTTCACCACCATCAGCGGCGCGATCCGGCAGGGGAACGGTCAGAACGCCGAGAACGCTCAGAGCGGCCAGGCCCCCGGCGGTCAGCAGGACCAACAGGACCAACAGGGCCAGCAGCCCGGTCAGTCGGGCCAGGCAGGGCAAGCGGGCCAGGCCGGGGGAATCAACAGCCTCCAGGCCGCCCACCGGACCGCCACCGGCACCACCCTCTACGAAGGCAAGGCCCTCGTCGCGGCCGTCGCTGTCGCCGAGTGGACCGTACCGGGGCTCGCGACCGGGCTCGCCGTCGTCGGCGTCGCCGTCATGGGCCGCTTCGGGATGATGCTGATCCTCGCCCGCAGGCACTACCGGCAGCGCAACAAACGCCGGTTCAGCTGGGGGCCGACCGTCACACAGCCCGTCAGCGTGATCGTGCCCGCGTACAACGAGAAGGAGTGCATAGCCAACACCCTGGAGTCGCTGGCGAAGAGCACCCATCCGATCGAGATCATCGTGGTGGACGACGGCTCGACGGACGACACGTCCCAGATCGCGCGCGATGCGGCACGTTCCTTCGGCATGACGAACGTCCGGGTCATCCGCCAGGAGAACGCGGGCAAGCCGGCCGCCCTCAACAACGGTGTCCGCAGCGCCAGTTACGACATCGTCGTGATGATGGACGGCGACACGGTCTTCGAGCCGGACGCCGTGCACCAGCTCGTCCAGCCCTTCGCGGAGCCGGAGGTCGGCGCGGTCGCGGGCAACGCCAAGGTCGGCAACCGCAACACGATCATCGGCGCCTGGCAGCACATCGAGTACGTGATGGGCTTCAATCTCGACCGCCGCATGTACGACCTGCTGCGCTGCATGCCCACCATCCCGGGCGCGATCGGCGCGTTCCGCCGGGACGCCGTCCTGGAGGTCGGCGGCATGAGCGAGGACACGCTCGCCGAGGACACCGACATCACCATCGCGATGCACCGCGGCGGCTGGCGGGTCGTCTACCAGGAGCACGCCAGGGCCTGGACGGAGGCGCCCGCCTCGCTCAAGCAGCTCTGGTCGCAGCGCTACCGCTGGTCGTACGGCACGATGCAGGCGCTGTGGAAGCACCGCAAGTCCCTTACGGACAAGGGTCCTTCGGGCCGCTTCGGCCGGGTCGGCATGCCACTGGTGGTGATCTTCCAGATCATCACGCCGGTCTTCGCCCCGCTGATCGACGTGTTCACCGCCTACTCGATGATCTTCATCGACTTCAAGGCCGCCCTGCTCGCCTGGCTGGCTGTCCTGGGCATCCAACTCGTCTGCGCGGCCTACGCGTTCCGCCTGGACCGCGAAAAGTACCGCTACCTGCTGATGATGCCGCTGCAGCAGCTCGCGTACCGCCAGATGATGTACCTCGTCCTCATCCACTCCTGCATCACCGCCCTCACCGGCGGCCGCCTGCGCTGGCAGAAGCTGAAGCGCACGGGCGAGGTCGGCACGCCGGCGGGGGTCAGCTGA
- a CDS encoding acyltransferase family protein: MSWGTDQPGYPQEQPEGYGYGHGYGAGQQQQPYGQPQYGGPPYPQQYDGHDQQGYAPEYAPADYSAYVVPEQATGDTARLPLVEPPPVEGEFAAATEADAKPRDGGPEAEPAPDARPKPAGRDRYFDTLRAVALVRVVTYHTFGWAWAGMVFPSMGIMFALAGTLMAKSLERPALKVIRSRIRRLLPPFWFWGFFVVVAMLIHDWMPGWQIVYWIVPLGDPPGNAWGEQAWEILWYLRTYLWFVLLSPLLLRMFRLAPVAVLVLSLAPILVVHFLWEPPDDRFGSALTDLATFLFCWILGFAHRDGVLQRLKPFAVVVLSLAAIGYAGWYAFTHQAETDSYDLDDIPLAQAFWSAGFVTLLMYAKAHFRIDFAGLARFKRLDRIVTIFNARAVTLYLWHEIALILAVPLIDQFWNVPAFETYLPLESQWFMFGIGWILIAVFILLCGWVEDVAAKKKPRLLP; encoded by the coding sequence ATGAGCTGGGGGACGGATCAGCCGGGCTACCCACAGGAGCAACCAGAAGGCTACGGCTACGGCCATGGCTACGGGGCCGGCCAGCAGCAACAGCCGTACGGGCAGCCGCAGTACGGTGGCCCCCCGTACCCCCAGCAGTACGACGGCCATGACCAGCAGGGGTACGCACCGGAGTACGCGCCCGCGGACTACTCGGCGTACGTCGTGCCGGAGCAGGCGACGGGCGACACGGCACGGCTGCCGCTGGTGGAACCGCCGCCGGTGGAAGGGGAGTTCGCGGCTGCCACGGAGGCCGACGCCAAGCCCCGCGACGGGGGACCGGAGGCCGAACCGGCCCCGGACGCGCGGCCGAAACCCGCCGGCCGCGACCGCTACTTCGACACCCTGCGCGCGGTCGCCCTGGTCCGCGTCGTCACGTACCACACCTTCGGCTGGGCCTGGGCGGGCATGGTCTTCCCGTCCATGGGGATCATGTTCGCGCTGGCCGGCACGCTGATGGCGAAGTCGCTGGAGCGGCCGGCCCTCAAGGTGATCCGGAGCCGGATCCGCCGGCTCCTGCCGCCGTTCTGGTTCTGGGGCTTCTTCGTCGTGGTCGCGATGCTGATCCACGACTGGATGCCGGGCTGGCAGATCGTCTACTGGATCGTTCCGCTCGGCGACCCGCCGGGCAACGCGTGGGGCGAGCAGGCCTGGGAGATCCTCTGGTACCTGCGGACGTACCTCTGGTTCGTGCTGCTGTCGCCCCTGCTGCTGAGGATGTTCCGGCTGGCCCCGGTCGCGGTGCTCGTCCTCTCCCTCGCCCCGATCCTGGTCGTCCACTTCCTGTGGGAGCCGCCGGACGACCGCTTCGGCAGCGCGCTGACCGACCTGGCCACCTTCCTCTTCTGCTGGATCCTCGGCTTCGCGCACCGCGACGGTGTCCTGCAGCGGCTGAAGCCGTTCGCCGTCGTCGTCCTCTCGCTCGCCGCGATCGGCTACGCCGGCTGGTACGCCTTCACGCACCAGGCCGAGACGGATTCGTACGACCTCGACGACATCCCGCTCGCGCAGGCCTTCTGGTCGGCGGGGTTCGTGACGCTCCTGATGTACGCGAAGGCGCACTTCCGGATCGACTTCGCCGGGCTGGCCCGCTTCAAGCGGCTCGACCGGATCGTGACGATCTTCAACGCCCGTGCCGTGACCCTCTACCTCTGGCACGAGATCGCACTGATCCTGGCCGTCCCGCTGATCGACCAGTTCTGGAACGTACCGGCGTTCGAGACGTATCTGCCGCTGGAGAGCCAGTGGTTCATGTTCGGCATCGGCTGGATCCTCATCGCCGTGTTCATCCTGCTCTGCGGCTGGGTGGAGGACGTGGCGGCGAAGAAGAAGCCGAGGCTCCTGCCCTGA